Genomic DNA from Providencia sp. PROV188:
TAGCACTTCAACATTTTGATAAAGCTGCTTCACAAACTGTTTTGCCTTCTCTGGATCATTATGATTTTTTTCTAATCCATATCCCCATGCAGCCAAATAATTCCAGCGTGCGCCACCCGATGTTTTCGGATTAGGCGTCACAACCGAAACGTCTTTTCGGATCAAATCATCCCAATCATGGATATTTTTCGGGTTATCTTTACGCACTAAAAAGACAATGGTTGAAGTATAGGGTGCAGAGTTATCGGGCAGTTTTTTCAGCCAGCCTGGATTAATTTTGCCACTTTGTGCAATCGCATCCACATCGTATGCCAAAGCTAGCGTCACTACATCTGCCTCTAACCCATTAATCACCGAAGTAGCTTGTTTGCCGGAACCGCCATGAGACTGGCGCACCGTCACTGTATCCCCCGTTTTTGCTTTCCAATAATCACCAAACTCTTGATTATATTGGCGATAAAATTCGCGAGTCGGGTCATAAGAGACATTTAAAATTTGGATATCTTTCGCCCATGCTCCCGCAGTTAATAACAATAAAGAAAATGCCGCTATTGGATAGCGTGAACTTTGCCAGAAACGTACCATCATCCTTTTCTCCATTAATTGAATACGGAATCAGGCTGACAGATACCCACGGCAACGGGAAATACCGAAAAGGTAAATCTTATAAATAAGAAGAATATCGAGGGGAACAAGGGCAATCTTCGCCGATATGGTCAGTATAAGGCCAACCATACCGGTGAGATTTGCAATAATAGAGGTGAGAAATTAGTACAGTTTTTTCGCTGTTTCCAGCCAATCTTTCTTGAAGACGCGTTTCATGTTCATGACCGCATCAACAATATCATGGTGAACTAATTTTTCATTTTGGATCCCTACACAACGCCCGCCGTAGCCTTCAAGCAGCAGTTGGATTGAGTATGCACCCATGCGAGAAGCCAAAATACGGTCATAAGCCACTGGAGAACCACCGCGCTGAATGTGACCTAATACAGTTGCACGAGTTTCATGATGAGTTTCTGCTTCAATGTATTTTGCTAACTCATCCACATCGCAAACGTGCTCGGTGATAGCAACAATTGCATGGCGCTTGCCTTTTTCAATCCCACGTTTGATTTCCAACAATAACTCTTCGCGGTTAAATGGCATTTCTTGTTCTGGCAGAACTAAAAACTCACAGCCACCTGCAATGGCCGCAGAGAGGGTCAGATCGCCACAATAACGCCCCATCACTTCAACGATAGAGATACGTTTGTGAGAAGTCGATGTATCACGTAAGCGGTCAATCGCTTCAACCACAGTTTCTAACGCAGTAAAATAACCGATGGTGTAGTCTGTACCAGCAACGTCGTTATCAATTGTGCCCGGTAAACCAATGCATGGGAAACCTAATTCAGTTAGGCATTTAGCACCAAGATAAGAACCGTCACCACCAATAACAACCAATGCATCGATGTGGTTTTTCTTCAGGTTTTCAACCGCTACCGCGCGGACTTTTTCATCACGGAATTGAGGGAAGCGAGCAGAGCCTAAGAATGTACCGCCACGGTTGATCATATCCGAAACGCTATAACGGTCTAATTGCTTCATGCGGTTTTCATAAAGGCCGAGGTACCCATCAAAAATACCCATTACTTCTAAACCTTCTGCGAGAGCTGCACGTACTACGCCGCGGATCGCTGCGTTCATACCCGGTGCATCTCCACCGCTCGTTAACACTCCAATTCTTTTAATCTGCTTGACCATGATGACCTCTGATTAATGAACATAAATTGCAAATCTACGAAAAAACCACCGCACTGCACTGATATTCACTGCGACTCACTGACGGATTAACCGCAAAACTCAGCCAATAATTTTGCTGAATTGATTCAACAAGCGAAATAATACGACAAAGCAAGGATTATGCATGGGTTTTCTCGCCAACTTTTATGTTTTCTTGTGATCTCGATTACATAATTTTAGCTCAAATGACGAAAACCAATCCACTCAACGCAATCATCTTACTTCGAAGTACAAATTAAGTCTCGATGATAGCATGTTAATCTCAGCACGACCCCATCATTGCAAGATGCGGAGCATTTTCCTATAAAAAAAGCACCCTAAGGTGCTTCTGCAGTTGATGAAAAATAGAAGAATCTAGGGATAACAGCTAATTAGGTATAAAAATAACGCGTTAGGTGGAAGAAAATTGGTGCAGCAAAACAGAGAGAATCAATTCTATCTAACATTCCGCCATGCCCTTCAATGATGGCACCAAAGTCTTTGATCCCGCTGTCGCGTTTAATTGCAGACATACACAGACCACCGACAAAGCCCATTAAGGTAATCGCCAATGACATTAACCCTGCAGCCCACCAACTAAATGGCGTCACCCAATACAAACAGATACCAATTAACACTGAAGTTAATATTCCGCCAATAAATCCTTCGACGGTTTTATTTGGGCTAAGCTTAGGTACAATAGGGTGTTTGCCCAGTAACTTACCAAAGACATATTGCAGTACATCAGAGATTTGCGTGACCACAATTAAGAACAGCAGCAGCTTAACGTTTTCCCCTTGGTAACCTTCAATATTCAGCATCAATAATGCCGGTACGTGGCTCAAGCAGAATACCGTGACCAACATACCCCATTGTATTTTCGCCGTACGTTCGAGGAAGTGGTAAGTATCCCCCGCCAACGCGATTCGCGTCGGTAAAAACAAGAAGACAAACACGGGCACAAAAATCGAGAACATCCCATACCACTCAATCCCAACCAGCACATATTGCAGAGGAAGGAAGACGAAAAAACACCAAAATAGCGCTTCATGGTCGCTACGGCGTGTCGGCGCTAGCGTAATAAATTCCCTTAATGCAAAGAAAGAGATCAACGCAAACAGGATCACGACCCCGATATTCCCAAGTACCACAGCCAAAACGCAGACGATGCACATCACCCACCAAGCACGAATACGAGCATTTAAGTTATCAATGGTTGGGTTACTTTTTTCCCCTGAATAACGGTATGCCAGAATACCGCCTATTACGCTGGCAACCATCAAAATACCGAAGACACCGGATAACAGCAGTGCTAATTCACGATCCCAAAGACTCATGGCATCATCTCCTCAAGTGCAACTTTCGCTCTTTGCAAAAAATCCGCCTTATTTTCATCTTCAGCCAGTGGGGATAGTGGCTTCCCAACCGTTGCTGAACAGATAACTGGAACCACGAGCTTTGTTCCTTTCGGTAGCACGCGATTTAAATTTTCCAAATACACCGGGACGACTTCAACATTGGGATATTTTTTTGCTAAATGATAAATTCCGCTTTTGAAGCTACCCAGTTCCTCGCCATCTCCTCGAGTTCCCTCTGGAAATAAAATTAATGAATGGTTTGCAGCAAGCACCGCTTCTAGTGGCCCAAGGACAGACTCTTTTGCAGGTTTGTCCCCTTTTCTATCAACCAATACAGCTCGAAACACTTTATTGACGAGGTATCGGCGAAATGGCGTGCCATCCCAATAATCTTTGGCGGCAACAGGGTGAACAAAATGGCGCATTAAGGGAGGCAGCCCTGACCAGATAACCAACCCGTCGAGGTGGCTTGAGTGGTTAGCATAGTAGATGCGGGGGGTAATAGCCGGTTGGCATCCGACCCAACGTGTACGGACACCCGTTAATAAACGACAAGTACCGGACAACAGCATTCCCATTCCTTTCGCCAGTAGAGAAACTCGCTGTGTTTTTTCCATCTTTTTTCCTTGCTCTCTTATCGAGCACAAATAAAACAATGATAAAAAAATTCTTAATCGTATTTGCTTAATAAGATATGCAGCGTCGAACAAGAGCACAACTGGATAAGTTCTGATTTGTGACTTTATTTTCACCACCAGAATTAAGATAAAGTGCAGGTTATATATAAAACTCAGATGTTAGATAAAAAATGGGGAAGCCTTAGCTTCCCCATTAATATCATTCAAGATAAAAATTATTTTTTATCTGCCGCGATACGGTCACGGATATGTTGTGCACGCTCATCTGACGGTGGGTGAGAATCAAACATGCTAGTTTCTTTGCTGCCCAGTTTTGCTAATTTGTCAAAACCAGTCACTAAACCTTTAGTATCTACACCACGTTTTTTCAGCAGATCATAAGAGAAATCATCTGCTTGGCTTTCTTGATGTTGAGAGAACTGAGAGTTAACCAGTTTTTGACCCAGCTCACCTAACTGTGAAGAGCTTAATTGAGTCGCAACATCGTTACCTGTTGCCGCTGCAGCAGTACGTGCTGCAACTGCTGCATAAGCAACTTGCATTGCTTTACGGGTATGACCTAAAGCAACGTGACCCATCTCGTGACCCAGAACGCCTTCAACTTCGTTGTCGTTCATGATGTCCATCAGACCGCTGTATACACGTACACAGCCATTTGCCATTGCCCATGCGTTCACATCTTTGGTCATATAAACTTTATAGTTAACCGGAGTACCGTCAACTTCGTTACCCAGTGCTTTAGCAATTTTGTTTAAGCGTTGAGTATATTTGCTTGAA
This window encodes:
- a CDS encoding M48 family metallopeptidase; this encodes MKMKALVAVAVSAVIMTGCKSMDTGLMTNSGMQLFQAATLSDADVKKFSDDACKEMDAENKIAPASSKYTQRLNKIAKALGNEVDGTPVNYKVYMTKDVNAWAMANGCVRVYSGLMDIMNDNEVEGVLGHEMGHVALGHTRKAMQVAYAAVAARTAAAATGNDVATQLSSSQLGELGQKLVNSQFSQHQESQADDFSYDLLKKRGVDTKGLVTGFDKLAKLGSKETSMFDSHPPSDERAQHIRDRIAADKK
- a CDS encoding lysophospholipid acyltransferase family protein; the protein is MEKTQRVSLLAKGMGMLLSGTCRLLTGVRTRWVGCQPAITPRIYYANHSSHLDGLVIWSGLPPLMRHFVHPVAAKDYWDGTPFRRYLVNKVFRAVLVDRKGDKPAKESVLGPLEAVLAANHSLILFPEGTRGDGEELGSFKSGIYHLAKKYPNVEVVPVYLENLNRVLPKGTKLVVPVICSATVGKPLSPLAEDENKADFLQRAKVALEEMMP
- a CDS encoding phosphatidate cytidylyltransferase — encoded protein: MSLWDRELALLLSGVFGILMVASVIGGILAYRYSGEKSNPTIDNLNARIRAWWVMCIVCVLAVVLGNIGVVILFALISFFALREFITLAPTRRSDHEALFWCFFVFLPLQYVLVGIEWYGMFSIFVPVFVFLFLPTRIALAGDTYHFLERTAKIQWGMLVTVFCLSHVPALLMLNIEGYQGENVKLLLFLIVVTQISDVLQYVFGKLLGKHPIVPKLSPNKTVEGFIGGILTSVLIGICLYWVTPFSWWAAGLMSLAITLMGFVGGLCMSAIKRDSGIKDFGAIIEGHGGMLDRIDSLCFAAPIFFHLTRYFYT
- the pfkA gene encoding 6-phosphofructokinase, which gives rise to MVKQIKRIGVLTSGGDAPGMNAAIRGVVRAALAEGLEVMGIFDGYLGLYENRMKQLDRYSVSDMINRGGTFLGSARFPQFRDEKVRAVAVENLKKNHIDALVVIGGDGSYLGAKCLTELGFPCIGLPGTIDNDVAGTDYTIGYFTALETVVEAIDRLRDTSTSHKRISIVEVMGRYCGDLTLSAAIAGGCEFLVLPEQEMPFNREELLLEIKRGIEKGKRHAIVAITEHVCDVDELAKYIEAETHHETRATVLGHIQRGGSPVAYDRILASRMGAYSIQLLLEGYGGRCVGIQNEKLVHHDIVDAVMNMKRVFKKDWLETAKKLY
- a CDS encoding sulfate ABC transporter substrate-binding protein, yielding MVRFWQSSRYPIAAFSLLLLTAGAWAKDIQILNVSYDPTREFYRQYNQEFGDYWKAKTGDTVTVRQSHGGSGKQATSVINGLEADVVTLALAYDVDAIAQSGKINPGWLKKLPDNSAPYTSTIVFLVRKDNPKNIHDWDDLIRKDVSVVTPNPKTSGGARWNYLAAWGYGLEKNHNDPEKAKQFVKQLYQNVEVLDSGARGATNSFVERGIGDVLIAWENEALLAINELGAKGDFEIVTPSISILAEPTVAVVDKTVDKRDHREVAQAYLEFLYSPKGQEIAAKNYYRPRDAQVAKEYQNQFPQLKLLTVDENFGGWQQAQKTHFANGGIFDEIIRR